Proteins co-encoded in one Acanthopagrus latus isolate v.2019 chromosome 10, fAcaLat1.1, whole genome shotgun sequence genomic window:
- the LOC119026938 gene encoding uncharacterized protein LOC119026938: MKATFQYRQKMVQDPDTASTVLDLFPRFLDTPGLIDQDFTMIFGEEVSGKFLSKWPTFFKPRVIADCCKNLTPSPHVDELLLSAQQESDDGVWHSEEWDSEMAAILLLLHLLPPTVKGKKASKMRASEAARRLIKFMKVGSSMETFLKETGPKQPFLVGVGERSNSIQDFYIILDQKAIPCRMQTPVAAFDELFKAHYAFAVSYDDALSSFFIFIQTTVYGIDVGKVKESPRVKEIRARLLHCEV; this comes from the exons ATGAAGGCAACATTCCAGTACAGGCAAAAGATGGTTCAAGACCCGGATACTGCCTCTACTGTCCTGGATCTCTTTCCCAGATTCTTGGATACACCTGGCTTG ATCGACCAAGACTTCACAATGATCTTTGGTGAGGAGGTGTCTGGTAAATTCCTCTCCAAGTGgccaacatttttcaaaccaAGAGTCATCGCAGATTGCTGCAAGAATCTAACCCCGAGTCCGCATGTGGATGAGCTACTTCTGTCTGCACAACAGGAGTCTGATGATGGTG TGTGGCATTCTGAAGAGTGGGACTCTGAGATGGCCGCCATccttctgctgcttcacctctTGCCTCCAACAGTTAAAGGCAAGAAGGCCAGCAAGATGAGAGCATCGGAGGCTGCTAGACGCCTGATCAAGTTCATGAAG gtgggGTCAAGCATGGAGACCTTCCTTAAAGAAACTGGCCCCAAACAGCCCTTTCTTGTCGGTGTCGGAGAAAGAAGCAACAGCATCCAGGATTTTTACATCATCCTGGACCAGAAGGCCATTCCCTGCAGGATGCAGACCCCAGTTGCTGCCTTTGATGAGCTCTTCAAGGCGCATTATGCTTTTGCCGTGTCGTATGATGATGCGCTGTCcagcttcttcatcttcatccaaACCACCGTGTATGGCATCGACGTCGGCAAAGTGAAAGAGAGTCCTCGGGTAAAAGAAATCAGAGCGAGGCTTCTTCACTGTGAAGTTTGA